The following are encoded together in the Gilvimarinus sp. DA14 genome:
- the glnA gene encoding glutamate--ammonia ligase has protein sequence MSKKTLELIKEHEARWVDMRFTDTRGKEQHVTIPAASIDDDFFEEGKMFDGSSINGWKGINESDMILMPDDETSILDPFAEDSTVIIRCNIVEPTTMQGYDRDPRSIGLRAEEYLKSTGLGDTALFGPEPEFFVFDSVHWASEMGGAFYKIKSEEGAWSSGDEFEDGNAGHRPTVKGGYFPVPPVDSLNDLRGAMCNAMEAMGLEIEVHHHEVATAGQCEIGVGANTLVKKADEVQILKYCVHNVAHAYGKTATFMPKPLIGDNGSGMHVHQSFSKDGVNQFAGDDYAGLSETALYYIGGIIKHARALNAFCNASTNSYKRLVPGFEAPVMLAYSARNRSASIRIPFVTSPKAKRVETRFPDPTANPYLCFAALLMAGIDGVQNKIHPGEAASKDLYDLPPEEEAQIPTVCSSLEQALNALEEDNEFLQAGGVFTKDFIDSYIELKKADIQRLQMTPHPVEFELYYSV, from the coding sequence ATGTCCAAAAAGACACTGGAACTGATCAAAGAACACGAAGCACGCTGGGTAGACATGCGCTTTACCGATACTCGCGGTAAAGAACAGCACGTTACCATTCCCGCCGCTTCTATCGACGACGATTTCTTTGAAGAAGGCAAAATGTTTGATGGCTCGTCCATCAACGGCTGGAAAGGCATTAACGAATCAGACATGATTCTGATGCCAGACGACGAAACCTCTATTCTGGATCCTTTCGCCGAAGACAGCACTGTAATCATTCGCTGTAACATCGTTGAGCCTACCACCATGCAAGGCTACGACCGCGATCCCCGCTCTATCGGCCTGCGCGCGGAAGAGTATTTGAAATCTACCGGCCTGGGCGACACCGCTCTGTTCGGTCCTGAGCCAGAATTCTTCGTATTTGACAGTGTCCACTGGGCCTCCGAAATGGGCGGCGCCTTCTACAAAATCAAATCCGAAGAAGGCGCTTGGTCTTCTGGCGACGAGTTCGAAGACGGTAACGCCGGCCACCGCCCAACCGTCAAAGGCGGCTACTTCCCCGTTCCTCCCGTGGACTCACTGAACGATCTGCGTGGCGCCATGTGTAACGCCATGGAAGCCATGGGCCTGGAAATTGAAGTTCACCACCACGAAGTGGCCACTGCCGGTCAGTGTGAAATTGGTGTTGGCGCCAACACTCTGGTGAAAAAAGCCGACGAAGTACAGATTCTGAAGTACTGCGTGCACAACGTTGCCCACGCCTACGGCAAAACCGCCACCTTTATGCCTAAGCCGCTGATCGGCGACAATGGCTCTGGTATGCACGTACACCAGTCTTTCTCTAAAGACGGCGTCAACCAGTTTGCCGGTGACGACTACGCTGGCCTGTCTGAAACTGCTCTGTACTACATTGGCGGTATCATCAAGCACGCCCGCGCCCTGAACGCTTTCTGTAACGCTTCAACCAACTCTTACAAGCGTCTGGTTCCAGGCTTTGAAGCGCCTGTTATGCTGGCCTACTCTGCGCGCAACCGCTCTGCGTCTATCCGCATTCCGTTTGTAACCAGTCCCAAAGCCAAGCGTGTTGAAACTCGCTTCCCTGACCCCACCGCTAACCCTTACCTGTGCTTCGCAGCTCTGCTGATGGCCGGTATTGACGGTGTGCAGAACAAGATTCACCCAGGTGAAGCGGCGTCTAAAGACCTGTACGACCTGCCTCCAGAAGAAGAAGCACAAATCCCAACTGTGTGCTCTAGCCTGGAGCAAGCTCTGAACGCTCTGGAAGAGGACAACGAGTTCCTGCAAGCCGGCGGTGTATTCACCAAAGACTTCATCGACTCTTACATCGAGCTGAAAAAAGCCGACATCCAGCGTCTGCAAATGACTCCACACCCAGTAGAATTCGAACTCTACTACAGCGTGTAA
- the thiI gene encoding tRNA uracil 4-sulfurtransferase ThiI — translation MHFIVKVFPEIIIKSPPVRKRFIKQLRDNLRALIAPVGPGIRVDRDWEKIEISADDSNLSGDEIALREARVAEILAHTPGIGSYLKVLEFPLGDLHGIFEATLSCWQGRLAGKTFCVRAKRSGNHDFTSHEVERYVGGGLAQHTDNAGVELRKPEITVRLEIKDERLFVVSSQQQGLGGYPLGSQESVVSLISGGFDSTVSTYLTMKRGIRTHFCFFNLGGRQHELGVKEVSYYLWHKYGASHPVKFVTVPFEGVVSEILQHVDNSYMGVVLKRMMLRAASRVAQEFKWPALVTGESVAQVSSQTLPNLSVIDRVTDTLVLRPLITMDKGEIIDISREIGTETFAANMPEYCGVISVKPTTRARMDKVQAVEEKFDFAVLEQAISSRVVADVRDLAESVEGAAEVDVVSELPDAAVVIDIRHPDEESLKPLLLDAEVLKIPFYTLNNALGQLHGGKQYYLYCEKGIMSQLHASHLADDGHTNIGVYRPQ, via the coding sequence ATGCATTTCATCGTCAAGGTTTTCCCAGAAATAATTATCAAGTCACCGCCGGTGCGCAAGCGCTTTATCAAGCAGCTGCGCGACAACCTGCGCGCGCTGATTGCGCCCGTGGGGCCGGGTATCCGGGTGGATCGCGACTGGGAGAAAATCGAAATCAGTGCCGATGACAGCAATCTGTCCGGCGACGAGATCGCCCTGCGCGAGGCTCGGGTAGCTGAGATTCTCGCGCATACGCCGGGCATCGGCAGCTACCTAAAGGTGCTGGAGTTTCCCCTGGGGGATTTGCACGGAATATTCGAGGCGACTTTAAGTTGCTGGCAGGGGCGCCTGGCGGGTAAAACCTTTTGCGTGCGTGCCAAGCGCAGCGGTAACCACGACTTTACCTCGCATGAGGTGGAGCGCTACGTGGGGGGCGGTCTGGCGCAGCACACTGACAATGCCGGCGTCGAGCTGCGCAAGCCCGAGATTACCGTGCGCCTGGAGATTAAAGACGAGCGGTTGTTTGTCGTATCCAGTCAGCAGCAGGGCCTGGGGGGCTACCCGTTGGGGTCGCAGGAGTCAGTGGTTTCGCTGATCTCGGGCGGTTTTGACTCTACGGTGTCCACCTACCTGACCATGAAGCGCGGTATTCGCACGCATTTTTGCTTTTTCAACCTGGGCGGACGGCAACACGAGCTGGGAGTGAAAGAGGTTTCCTATTACCTTTGGCACAAGTACGGTGCATCCCACCCGGTAAAGTTTGTGACTGTACCGTTTGAGGGCGTGGTGAGCGAAATTTTGCAGCATGTCGATAACTCTTATATGGGGGTGGTGCTCAAGCGCATGATGCTGCGCGCCGCCAGCCGTGTGGCGCAAGAGTTTAAATGGCCGGCACTGGTGACTGGTGAGAGTGTGGCCCAGGTTTCCAGCCAGACTTTGCCCAACCTAAGTGTGATCGACCGGGTCACCGACACTCTGGTGCTGCGCCCACTGATCACCATGGATAAAGGCGAGATTATCGATATCTCACGCGAGATTGGCACCGAGACTTTTGCGGCCAATATGCCAGAGTACTGCGGAGTGATTTCTGTTAAGCCCACCACCCGAGCGCGCATGGACAAGGTGCAGGCGGTTGAGGAAAAGTTTGATTTTGCCGTGCTCGAGCAGGCGATTAGTTCGCGAGTAGTGGCGGATGTGCGCGATCTGGCCGAATCGGTAGAGGGGGCCGCTGAGGTCGATGTAGTGAGTGAGCTGCCTGACGCTGCGGTGGTGATCGATATCCGCCATCCGGATGAAGAATCTCTAAAGCCCTTGCTGCTAGATGCCGAAGTACTCAAAATTCCGTTCTATACCCTTAACAACGCGCTGGGGCAACTGCATGGTGGTAAACAGTATTACCTGTATTGTGAGAAAGGTATTATGAGTCAGCTGCACGCCTCGCATCTGGCCGATGATGGCCATACCAATATTGGTGTATACCGGCCGCAATAG
- the typA gene encoding translational GTPase TypA — protein MTTQPDIAKLRNIAIIAHVDHGKTTLVDKLLSQSGTLDRRDEGAERIMDSNDQEKERGITILAKNTAIRWNDFRINIVDTPGHADFGGEVERVLSMVDSVLLLVDAVDGPMPQTRFVTSKAFEKGLNPIVVINKVDRPGARPDWVVDQVFDLFDRLGATDEQLDFPIIYASALNGVAGPEPDELAEDMTPLFEMITQHVQPPNVDIDGAFQMQISALDYNSYVGVIGIGRIKRGSLSPNQQVVVAKREGGTKKAKVLQVMGYHGLERVDTDRATAGDIVCITGIDGLDISDTLCAPDTIEPLPALTVDEPTVSMTFQVNDSPFAGKEGKFVTSRNIRERLDQELIHNVALRVQQGDSPDKFVVSGRGELHLSVLIENMRREGFELGVSRPEVIQREVDGEIHEPYEQVVIDVEDQHQGSVMEELGLRRGEMTNMEPDGKGRVKLEFLIPSRGLIGFRGQFLTMTSGSGIMTSIFDHYGPVKAGEVISRHNGVLVSMVKGKTLAYALFNLQDRGRLFLGHGEDIYEGQIIGIHSRDNDLAVNPTKAKQLTNVRAAGTDEALTLTPPIQHTLEQALEFIEDDELVEVTPESIRLRKKLLTENERKRAKK, from the coding sequence GTGACCACCCAACCCGACATCGCCAAGCTGCGCAATATCGCTATTATCGCCCACGTTGACCACGGCAAAACGACCCTGGTGGACAAGCTGCTGTCCCAATCCGGTACGCTGGACCGTCGCGACGAAGGTGCCGAGCGCATCATGGATTCGAACGATCAGGAAAAAGAGCGCGGCATTACCATTCTGGCAAAGAACACCGCCATCCGCTGGAACGACTTCCGCATTAACATTGTGGATACTCCCGGGCACGCCGACTTCGGTGGTGAGGTAGAGCGCGTACTGTCGATGGTGGATTCAGTACTGTTGCTGGTAGATGCCGTTGACGGTCCTATGCCGCAAACTCGCTTTGTAACCAGCAAAGCTTTCGAAAAAGGCTTGAACCCCATTGTGGTGATCAACAAAGTTGACCGCCCAGGTGCGCGCCCCGACTGGGTGGTGGACCAGGTGTTTGATTTGTTCGATCGCCTGGGCGCGACCGACGAGCAGCTGGACTTTCCGATTATTTACGCCTCTGCCCTGAATGGTGTTGCCGGCCCCGAGCCGGACGAGCTAGCGGAAGATATGACGCCGCTGTTTGAAATGATCACCCAGCACGTACAGCCGCCAAATGTTGATATTGACGGCGCTTTCCAGATGCAGATCTCGGCGCTGGATTACAACAGCTACGTGGGCGTTATCGGTATTGGCCGTATTAAGCGCGGCAGTCTGTCCCCTAATCAGCAAGTGGTAGTGGCCAAGCGTGAAGGCGGCACCAAAAAAGCCAAGGTTCTGCAGGTGATGGGCTACCACGGTCTGGAGCGTGTGGACACTGATCGCGCTACCGCCGGTGACATTGTGTGCATTACCGGTATTGATGGTCTGGATATCTCCGATACCCTGTGTGCGCCCGACACCATCGAGCCGCTGCCCGCTTTGACAGTAGACGAGCCCACCGTGAGCATGACCTTTCAAGTCAACGACTCACCCTTTGCCGGTAAAGAGGGCAAATTTGTTACTAGCCGCAATATTCGCGAGCGCCTCGATCAAGAGCTGATTCATAACGTGGCGCTGCGGGTCCAACAGGGCGATAGCCCCGATAAGTTTGTGGTGTCTGGCCGCGGCGAGTTGCACCTGTCGGTACTGATTGAAAACATGCGCCGCGAGGGCTTTGAGCTGGGTGTATCTCGCCCCGAGGTAATTCAGCGCGAAGTAGACGGCGAGATTCACGAGCCCTACGAGCAGGTGGTTATCGATGTGGAAGACCAGCACCAGGGCAGCGTAATGGAAGAGCTGGGTCTGCGTCGCGGCGAAATGACCAACATGGAGCCGGACGGTAAAGGCCGAGTGAAGCTGGAGTTTTTGATTCCCTCGCGCGGTTTGATTGGCTTTCGTGGCCAGTTCCTGACTATGACCTCTGGCTCGGGCATTATGACCAGCATTTTTGATCACTATGGCCCGGTCAAGGCCGGTGAGGTGATCAGCCGTCACAACGGGGTGCTGGTATCCATGGTGAAGGGTAAAACCCTAGCCTACGCACTGTTTAATCTGCAGGATCGCGGCCGTCTGTTCTTGGGCCACGGTGAAGATATCTACGAAGGACAGATTATCGGTATTCACTCTCGCGACAACGACCTGGCGGTTAACCCCACCAAAGCCAAACAGTTGACCAACGTTCGTGCCGCCGGTACCGACGAAGCTCTGACTTTGACGCCACCTATCCAGCACACTCTGGAGCAGGCGCTTGAGTTTATTGAGGACGACGAGCTGGTAGAAGTGACTCCTGAGTCTATTCGTTTGCGTAAAAAATTGTTGACCGAAAACGAACGCAAGCGCGCGAAGAAGTAA
- a CDS encoding glycoside hydrolase family 2 TIM barrel-domain containing protein has product MKFKPAAVALLSALCSVNAVLAGEPKDVDIVKTEGAYQLLVDGQPFAVKGVGFGGSDLATLELLTQIGGNSIRTWSADNADAILARAAELGIMVALGFDTQKQLHGFDYNDEQAVAEQFARLQKTVQKYKDHPNLLAWVVANEPNLLFDDDGSLTDVNPKVYMAINQMIEYIHQEDPNHPVTYSFAGADKAHIQTALKYTPSVDFISVQLYADVANLPAIIEEVGVDKPFMVTEYGAIGHWERPTTQWGREIEEPSGVKAKTFAERMHQAFDGNPTGQVIGSYAFLWGQKQERTPTWYGMFNADGKPNARVDELSRYWTGSYPDNRAPLAHSIRLNGQPAESSVYVKPAQALTVDVAAGDPDGDPLRYQWQLLHEVGERSQGGAFEAKPEALELKVISQEPGKMVFTAPKVAGDYRIFAYIYDDRGKVGNANFPFYVSSGQ; this is encoded by the coding sequence ATGAAGTTTAAGCCTGCCGCTGTAGCGCTTTTGAGTGCGCTCTGTTCCGTAAATGCCGTCCTTGCGGGCGAGCCGAAAGATGTCGATATCGTGAAAACCGAGGGCGCGTACCAGCTGTTAGTTGACGGTCAACCCTTCGCCGTAAAAGGTGTTGGTTTTGGTGGTTCCGATCTCGCCACTCTGGAGCTGTTAACCCAGATAGGCGGCAACAGTATCCGTACCTGGAGTGCCGATAACGCCGATGCCATATTGGCCCGCGCCGCCGAGCTGGGGATTATGGTGGCGCTGGGGTTTGACACACAAAAGCAATTGCATGGTTTTGATTACAATGATGAGCAGGCGGTGGCGGAGCAGTTTGCGCGCTTGCAGAAAACGGTGCAAAAGTACAAAGATCACCCCAACCTGTTGGCCTGGGTAGTGGCCAATGAGCCAAACCTGCTGTTTGACGACGACGGCTCGTTAACGGATGTAAACCCCAAGGTTTATATGGCCATTAACCAGATGATTGAGTATATCCACCAGGAAGACCCCAATCATCCGGTGACTTACTCTTTCGCCGGTGCCGATAAAGCGCATATTCAAACCGCCCTGAAGTACACGCCCAGCGTGGATTTTATATCCGTACAGTTGTATGCCGATGTGGCAAATTTGCCCGCGATTATTGAAGAAGTCGGGGTGGACAAGCCCTTCATGGTGACCGAGTATGGCGCCATAGGTCACTGGGAACGACCTACGACACAGTGGGGCCGAGAGATAGAAGAGCCCAGTGGAGTTAAAGCAAAAACTTTTGCCGAGCGTATGCATCAGGCCTTCGATGGCAACCCCACGGGCCAGGTTATTGGTTCCTATGCGTTTTTGTGGGGGCAAAAGCAAGAGCGAACACCGACCTGGTACGGCATGTTCAATGCCGACGGTAAGCCCAATGCGCGCGTCGATGAGCTGTCGCGCTATTGGACCGGAAGCTATCCAGACAATCGCGCCCCACTAGCCCATTCCATTCGTCTAAATGGGCAGCCCGCCGAGAGCAGTGTTTATGTTAAGCCTGCACAGGCACTTACCGTCGATGTTGCGGCAGGCGACCCGGATGGCGATCCTTTGCGTTACCAATGGCAGCTATTGCACGAGGTGGGAGAGCGCAGTCAGGGCGGAGCCTTTGAAGCCAAGCCCGAAGCCTTAGAGTTGAAGGTTATTAGCCAAGAGCCGGGAAAAATGGTTTTTACTGCGCCCAAAGTAGCTGGAGACTACCGAATCTTTGCCTATATCTACGATGATCGTGGCAAAGTGGGTAACGCAAACTTTCCCTTTTATGTTTCCTCGGGGCAATAG
- a CDS encoding cellulase family glycosylhydrolase produces MFKVKRRVRSTAILGLAIAAVAQGAGAQSASCSYTVNSDWGSGFVGSINITNTGNEPINGWNVNWQYDNNTLGNTWNANLSGSNPYSASNLSWNSTIQPGQTVSFGFQGTTNGGAAEVPVVNGDVCNGASSSSSSSSSSVSSSSSSSSSSSSSSSSSSSSSSSSEPSGDGTFRVDETGNITKNGELFPVKCSSWFGLEGQHEPPDAENNPDGAPMELYVGNMWWVESGRDIQQTMDEITAQGINTIRLPIAPQTLDPNDPQGRGDIRQGGVLKNAPSVRQDNARQALEDFIVQADQNDIQVIIDIHSCSNYVGWRAGRLDATPPYADRDREHYEFTREGYSCGVVDDEGVVVHEYNEQLWLEDLQTIAGFSEQLGVDNIMAIDIFNEPWDYTWDEWSTLAENAYAAINEVNQDILVMVEGISAGTSDGTEVAHGGEDTNPNWGENFYPLQFDPLDIPKERLILSPHTYGPSVYVQPQFMDPAEPECDGLEGDEAGDAGCNIVIDPARIRPGWDEHFGYLREQGYAMVIGEFGGFFDWPNGAPVRDRERWGHIQTNVDEQWQNTLVDYMIEKDIQACYWSTNPESGDTGGLYNHAYDPVSNEAGWGTWEGFDQDKWSLLQRLWQD; encoded by the coding sequence ATGTTTAAAGTGAAGAGACGTGTTAGATCTACGGCTATTCTCGGGTTAGCCATTGCTGCAGTTGCCCAGGGCGCTGGAGCACAAAGCGCCAGCTGCAGTTATACGGTTAACAGTGATTGGGGCTCAGGTTTTGTGGGTAGCATCAATATCACCAATACTGGCAACGAGCCCATCAATGGCTGGAATGTAAATTGGCAGTATGACAACAACACATTAGGTAATACCTGGAACGCTAATTTAAGCGGCTCAAACCCTTACAGTGCGTCCAATCTTAGCTGGAACAGCACCATTCAACCGGGGCAAACAGTAAGCTTCGGTTTTCAGGGTACTACTAACGGCGGCGCGGCTGAAGTCCCGGTCGTCAATGGCGATGTTTGTAACGGGGCAAGCTCTTCCTCCAGTAGCTCGAGCAGCTCAGTTTCCAGTAGTTCTTCTTCGAGCAGTTCCTCCAGCTCATCATCAAGTTCTTCCAGCAGTTCCTCGTCATCCAGTGAGCCCTCCGGTGACGGTACCTTCCGTGTAGACGAGACTGGCAACATTACTAAAAATGGCGAGTTGTTTCCGGTTAAGTGTTCTTCCTGGTTTGGTTTGGAAGGTCAGCACGAGCCGCCGGATGCAGAAAACAACCCCGACGGCGCACCAATGGAGTTGTATGTGGGCAATATGTGGTGGGTTGAAAGCGGCCGCGACATTCAGCAAACCATGGATGAAATTACCGCCCAGGGTATTAACACTATCCGCCTTCCTATTGCTCCGCAAACTTTGGACCCCAATGATCCCCAGGGGCGCGGCGACATTCGTCAGGGCGGGGTTTTGAAAAACGCGCCCTCTGTGCGTCAGGATAACGCGCGACAAGCGTTGGAAGACTTTATTGTGCAGGCCGATCAGAACGACATTCAGGTGATAATCGATATTCACTCCTGCTCCAATTATGTGGGCTGGCGCGCCGGTCGTTTGGATGCCACACCGCCTTATGCCGACCGCGACCGTGAACACTACGAATTTACCCGTGAAGGTTATTCCTGCGGCGTCGTGGACGACGAAGGTGTTGTGGTTCACGAGTACAACGAGCAACTCTGGCTTGAAGACCTGCAAACCATTGCCGGCTTCTCCGAGCAGCTGGGTGTAGACAACATTATGGCCATCGATATTTTCAACGAGCCATGGGATTACACCTGGGATGAGTGGAGCACCCTGGCCGAAAATGCCTATGCAGCCATCAACGAAGTCAACCAGGATATTCTGGTGATGGTTGAAGGTATTTCTGCCGGCACCAGTGATGGCACCGAAGTCGCTCACGGTGGCGAAGATACTAACCCCAACTGGGGCGAGAACTTCTATCCACTGCAGTTTGATCCTCTGGATATTCCTAAAGAACGTCTGATTCTGTCGCCCCACACCTATGGTCCTTCGGTTTATGTGCAACCGCAGTTTATGGACCCGGCCGAACCCGAGTGTGATGGCCTGGAAGGCGACGAAGCCGGTGATGCCGGCTGTAATATTGTGATTGACCCGGCCCGTATTCGCCCCGGTTGGGATGAGCACTTTGGCTATCTGCGCGAGCAGGGTTATGCCATGGTAATCGGCGAGTTTGGCGGCTTCTTTGACTGGCCGAATGGCGCGCCTGTGCGCGATCGGGAACGCTGGGGTCACATTCAGACCAATGTCGATGAGCAGTGGCAGAATACCCTGGTTGATTACATGATCGAGAAGGATATTCAGGCCTGTTACTGGTCTACCAACCCAGAATCCGGTGATACCGGTGGTTTGTACAACCATGCCTATGACCCCGTCTCGAACGAGGCCGGCTGGGGTACTTGGGAAGGCTTTGACCAGGACAAATGGAGCTTGCTGCAACGCCTGTGGCAAGACTAG
- a CDS encoding VapA/VapB family virulence-associated protein, whose translation MSVLQKSPKQLAVDFQKYFTGMLDESSMRRTVQTLENTTENRLRTATPYDAEGSLSSLIYYVKASCNVEGGRAFSGRVWGQGLPTGGALVGDIFLADGCSIDDLYCRTCEFTYTATPSYTAFYFFDFNEMLLGHFQAGAISSVFSVGKGDGVWR comes from the coding sequence ATGTCGGTGTTGCAGAAAAGTCCAAAACAATTGGCGGTAGATTTTCAAAAATACTTTACCGGTATGTTGGACGAGTCGTCCATGAGGCGCACAGTTCAGACCCTGGAAAACACTACCGAGAACCGCTTGCGTACCGCCACGCCCTATGACGCCGAGGGTTCCTTAAGCAGCTTGATCTACTATGTCAAAGCCAGCTGTAACGTCGAGGGCGGACGGGCATTTAGCGGTCGGGTTTGGGGGCAGGGGTTGCCCACAGGTGGTGCCCTTGTCGGCGACATATTTCTCGCAGATGGCTGCTCAATTGACGATCTGTACTGCCGCACCTGTGAGTTTACCTACACAGCGACGCCTAGCTACACGGCGTTTTACTTTTTTGACTTTAACGAAATGTTATTGGGTCATTTTCAGGCCGGTGCCATATCCAGCGTTTTCTCGGTGGGTAAGGGTGACGGCGTATGGCGTTGA
- a CDS encoding two-component system response regulator — MISPSEKPRILVVDDEPVNLKVMQRVLAEDYRLAFAKSGPAALELVAQEPPKLILLDVMMPGMSGIEVCQALKEDPATRAIPVIFVTAMNDHDDEYNGFEVGAVDYITKPITPALVRARVKNHLSLVQAELLQQAHIDLVQRLGSAAEYKDEDTGEHILRMSHYSKLLALAAGLNEAHAELIRQAAPMHDVGKIGIPDAILLKPGRLTTEEFEHMKAHAQIGANILRGSQSPLIKLAHTLALEHHEKWDGSGYPKGLRGEQISLEARIVAIADVFDALTSKRPYKPAWPTADAFALIADQAGHHFDPALANLFITLEADILAIRQEYSK; from the coding sequence ATGATTAGCCCAAGTGAAAAACCGCGTATTTTAGTGGTGGATGATGAACCGGTAAATTTAAAGGTGATGCAGCGAGTGCTGGCTGAGGATTATCGCTTAGCCTTCGCCAAATCAGGGCCGGCAGCATTAGAGCTGGTAGCACAAGAGCCGCCCAAACTTATTCTGCTCGATGTAATGATGCCCGGCATGAGTGGTATTGAAGTCTGCCAGGCACTCAAGGAAGACCCGGCCACCCGCGCTATTCCCGTTATTTTCGTGACCGCCATGAACGATCACGACGATGAATACAATGGCTTCGAAGTGGGAGCCGTAGACTACATTACCAAACCCATCACCCCTGCACTGGTGCGCGCGCGTGTAAAAAATCACCTGTCATTGGTACAGGCAGAACTTTTACAGCAGGCGCATATCGATTTAGTACAACGCCTCGGTAGTGCGGCCGAGTATAAGGATGAAGACACAGGCGAGCATATATTGCGCATGAGCCATTACAGCAAACTGCTGGCTTTGGCAGCGGGCTTAAACGAAGCGCACGCCGAGTTAATCCGCCAAGCAGCCCCCATGCACGATGTGGGAAAAATTGGTATCCCCGATGCAATCTTACTCAAACCCGGGCGTCTAACCACCGAGGAATTTGAGCATATGAAGGCGCACGCGCAAATCGGAGCCAATATTCTGCGCGGCTCGCAATCGCCCCTCATAAAGCTCGCACATACTCTGGCACTCGAGCACCATGAAAAGTGGGATGGCTCAGGCTATCCCAAAGGCCTCCGTGGCGAGCAAATCTCTCTCGAGGCACGAATAGTAGCAATTGCCGATGTCTTCGATGCTCTTACCTCCAAACGGCCCTACAAACCCGCCTGGCCTACAGCCGATGCATTCGCCCTGATCGCCGATCAGGCCGGCCATCACTTCGATCCCGCGCTGGCAAATTTGTTTATTACGCTGGAAGCGGACATTCTCGCGATCCGGCAAGAGTACAGTAAATAA